CCGACGGCGACTGGGAACTGGCGAAACACTTTTTGGTCTACCAGAACCGTTAAAGTGCGCTTTTCGGTATCGATTAGGATAGTCACATTTTCCTTCGGGGGGGGTGGGGGTAATGTGTTTACAGGTCTCTCGTAGCCCTGCGCCAGGCTAACCCAGGTCAGGAAGTTTACTTTCCCTGCAAGAGGAAGCCGGTTTGCTTTTTGATAAGCGCGTACCGCTGCTGCGGTACGGGGACCGTAGATCCCGTCACAGGGGCCGGGATCGAACCCCAACTCCGTCAAGCGCTTTTGGAGCTCGAAAACATCGTCCCCTTGAAGATACGGTCTTGTTAGCGATAACTCTCGCTCTGTATCACCACACTGAAAACTACTCCGGGCAAATGATGCCCGGGGGAACGGGGCCGTCCCCAGCCAAACGACCGTGCCCAAAATAACGACTGTTAGGAAAAATTGTTTGAAAAACTGTTTCCAGTGGGGTACCATAAATTGCCAACCCCCTTTTTTAATTTTTTAATTTTTATTTCACCCGCGCACAACCCTTTATTTTCGTCCTTCTAATGGTGCCGCATGAGCGGCATGAAGTTCTAAACAGAAAAGAGTTGACAGACTTCAGGCGGTTTCTGAACCATTTTTTTAAAAACCGGGTGGCGAAGCCTGAGCTCAGGCGTCCATTCTTGAAACTCAATCTCGACAACAACTTGCGGCAGGACCCATACGGCTTCTGTTTGGAGCCGGGGTAGGGGTGTAAAGGGGCACCGGTTTGTACGTAAAGAATCAAGGATGGAAAGAAGTTGTGTTTTTTCCCTTACCGGTCCCGTTCCCACGCGACCGAGATAATGTAATTTATTTTCAGAAAAAGCTCCTACAAGGAGTGTATTTAAAATTCGGTGCTTTAAAAGATATCCACCAATGACTGCCAACTGGTGCCGGCGCGCCTTGATTTTAAGCCAATACCTGCTTTTTTTCCCAATCAAATACGGAGCATCCTGTTCTTTGGCGACTATTCCTTCGAGCTCCTCTTTTTTCACGGCATCAAAAAGAGATTTTCCGTTTTTGTTAAAAACCGGGGAAAGGGAGCAAAAGGGCCCGGTTTTGAAGATTTCTGTGAGAAATTTCTTCCGCTCGACAAGGGGCTTATCTACAAGCTCCGTTCCGTTGAGATAGAGGATATCGAAAATAATATAAAGTGCCGGCAGTGTTTGGACTAGAGAAGCAATTCCCCTGGGAGAGCTGGCTAGACAGCGTTTCATCAGAAGCGGAAAACTGGGCTTCTGATCTGCCAGAACGATAACTTCGCCGTCGAGGATCGCCTCTTGTGCTTGAATGTAGTAAGGGAGATCCCCCAGTTCCGGAAATAAATCGGTTCTTTCCTGAAGGTGGCGGTTCTGGAGACGTACCCCTTTATGGTTAATGAAACTTAACACCCGCATTCCGTCCCATTTAATTTCGAAAAGATGTTGAGGCGAATCAAAGGGTTCGGAGTGCCATTGGGGTTCCATGGGTTTGAGTTGGCCGACAGACCACTTCAATTTTTCCACCTCGTTTTTTTATTATTCCCCGTGAATTCTCACTTAACCTTATTTCAAACAATTGACGCGGGATTGTCCAGGTGCTAGAATACGCGGGAGAATAAAGGTTTTTTTGTTTTTTTCGAATGGAGGATTGAAATGCATGTTATCATTGTGGGCTCTGGACGTTTAGGGTCGCTGTTGGC
The nucleotide sequence above comes from Bacillota bacterium. Encoded proteins:
- the ligD gene encoding non-homologous end-joining DNA ligase, which gives rise to MKWSVGQLKPMEPQWHSEPFDSPQHLFEIKWDGMRVLSFINHKGVRLQNRHLQERTDLFPELGDLPYYIQAQEAILDGEVIVLADQKPSFPLLMKRCLASSPRGIASLVQTLPALYIIFDILYLNGTELVDKPLVERKKFLTEIFKTGPFCSLSPVFNKNGKSLFDAVKKEELEGIVAKEQDAPYLIGKKSRYWLKIKARRHQLAVIGGYLLKHRILNTLLVGAFSENKLHYLGRVGTGPVREKTQLLSILDSLRTNRCPFTPLPRLQTEAVWVLPQVVVEIEFQEWTPELRLRHPVFKKMVQKPPEVCQLFSV